The DNA region AGGCAACAAGGCTGATATCTGGTGGTTAAGACAGCATCCAAAGGTTATGGGTCTCCAGTTTGTTGACAACATCAGAAGACCTGACAGAGATAACACAATTGACGTTTACATCTCTGACGAATACGAAGATGTTCTTGCTGACGGCGTATGGCAGACACTCTTCAAGGTAAAGCCTGAGGTTCTTACAGCTGCTGAAAAGAAGGAATGGCTTGCAAAGAACAAGGATGTATGCCTTGGTTCCGACGCATTCTTCCCGTTCGGCGACAACATCGAAAGAGCCAAGAAGAGCGGTGTTGCTTACATTGCTGAACCAGGCGGATCAATCAGAGATGATCATGTTATCATGACATGCAACAAGTACAACATTGCCATGGCATTTACAGGCATCAGACTTTTCCATCACTGATAACCGTAACACTATTTGAACTAATCAGATTTTATATCAGTATATCGCAGTGTACATTGTGCAGCTGCGATATACGTTTATATAACAAGGAGGTATTATTCCCATGAATGTACTCGTAATCGGCGGCGGCGGACGTGAGCACGCTCTTGTAATGAAGATACATGAAAGTGAAAAGGTTGATAAAATTTACTGTGCACCTGGTAACGGCGGTATTTCCAGATACGCTGAATGTTTCAGCGATGTCAAGGCAACTGATATTGAAGGTGTTGTTGCACTCGCTAAAAAAGTAAATGCTGATCTTGTAGTTGTAGCACCGGACGATCCGCTCGTACTCGGAATGGTCGATGCCCTTAACAAGGAAGGTTTTGCAACATTCGGTCCTAACAAGGCTGCTGCAATCATAGAAGGCAGCAAGGTTTTTTTCAAAGGATCTTATGAAGAAGTACAATATTCCGACTGCTGAATACAACGTATTCTCATCAGCTATCGAAGCTGTAAACTACATCAAGGAAAAGAACGAGTATCCTACAGTAATCAAGGCTGACGGTCTTGCACTCGGAAAGGGCGTTATAATCGCCCAGAACTTTGAGGAAGCTGAGGATGCAGTCAAGTCTATTATGGAAGACAAGATCTTCGGTGCAAGCGGTTCAAAGATCGTTGTTGAAGAATTCCTTACAGGTCCTGAAGTTTCAGTGCTTTGTTTCACAGACGGCAAGACACTTAAGCCGATGATTTCTTCAATGGATCACAAGAGAGCTCTTGACGGTGACCAGGGTCTCAACACAGGCGGTATGGGAACTGTAGCTCCTAACCCTTACTATACAGACAAGGTTGCTGAAGAATGTATGAAGACTATCTTCAGACCTACTATTGAAGCAATGAACAATGAAGGCAGAACATTCAAGGGATGCCTTTACTTCGGCCTTATGATCACACCAAAGGGTCCTAAGGTTATTGAATACAACTGCCGTTTCGGTGATCCGGAAACACAGGTAGTACTTCCTCTTCTTGATACAGACATCATCGACATCATGATGGCTATATATGATGACAAGCTTGATACTGTAAACGTAAGATGGAAAAATGAATCTGCAGCATGTGTTGTTATGGCCAGCGGCGGATATCCGAAAAAATACGAGACCGGCAAGGAAATTAGCGGTCTTGATGCCAAGGGACAGGTAAGCGGTGCATTTGTTTATCATGCCGGCACAAAGTATGATGACGGAAAGTTCTTTACAGCAGGAGGACGTGTACTTAACGTAACTGCAACCGGCAAGACACTTAAGGAAGCTCTTGATCAGTCGTACAGCTGTGTAAAGAAAATTTCATTTGAAAATCATCATTTCCGTACTGATATCGGTGCGAGAGCTCTTGCAGCTGAAGATCAGTAAAACCCGATGTGAGGTGATCTGATTGAGCCGTCTTGACAAAATCAAAACCTTCAGAGGACTTACATGGGTAGGTCTTCTTGCCAACAGCATGTTTGTTCTGTTCATCATCGTAACTCTCATCTATTATTCCTACTACCTCAGAACAGGCAACATTGTACCTGTAGTTGAAGCTATTGCCTATGCAATTGAAGTATCAGGTTTTCTGCTTATGCTGCTGAACGTGGTTGGCTATGCAGTTAAACTCAGAGGCCGTCTGCCGCTGAAGATCGCTATGTCCGTCTATTTTCTGATGGAATTTATTATTATGATCTGCGATTTCAACCTGATCGATGTTTCTGAGTTCTACACACCAGCTTCAAAAGCACTTATTATTTCACACTGTGTATTCTCAACGGCAGTAGTTATGTTCTATATGCTCATCGAAAAGGAAAACACGGTTTTACAGAAAGCCACAACTGTAGCAGCAATAATATGCATGCTTGCATGTTTTGCGATAGTATTCAATGTACGTGTGTACGCTTCTGTTCTTGTTAATTCCATTGCGTATATAGTTCTGTTTTCCGTTATTCTGTTTTATGACAACAGAGGCGTAATATATCCGGACTGTTACGGAGAAGAACAGAAGACTTTTTCAGATTCAGGATTTTTTGAATAGTGATTAAAAAACATGAACCGAAATATTTGGTTCATGTTTTTTATAATAATAAAAACGATATGCATATCTGCGTTTGCGTCTATGCACGATAAATATAAAAGGAGAACTGATGGATCAGGAAACAAAGAAAACCAAAGTCATTCTCGCTGCTGTTGACACAGGAGAATATGACATTGAAAGCTCGTTAGCCGAACTTGAAGAGCTTGCGAAAACTGCTGACGGTGAAGTTGTGGGTGTTATTACACAGAAAAAGCCTGCTTTCGATCCGGGATTCTGCATGGGTGCGGGAAGACTTGAGGAGCTTGCGGATATCTGTAAGGAACTTGAAACAGAACTCATAGTATTTGACCATGAACTTAGTGCAACACAGATCAGAAATATCGAAGATATTACCGACGTCCGCGTAATTGACAGAACAATGCTTATTCTCGATATTTTTGCTGCAAGAGCCAGAACAAGTGAAGGTAAACTGCAGGTAGAACTTGCACTTCAGAAGTACAGGCTGCCGCGCCTTACCGGTATGGGTGTCGAGATGTCACGTCTCGGAGGCGGTATCGGCACCAGAGGCCCTGGTGAAACCAAGCTTGAAACTGACCGCCGTCATATAAAACGCCGTATCACTGCTCTTGAGGAGGAGCTTAGGAACCTCGGCGAGCGCAGAAAACGAATGAGAGCACGAAGAAAGAAGGACAGCGTACTTACTGCGGCCATAGTCGGATATACCAACGTAGGCAAGTCAACTCTTCTGAATGCCCTTACTGAAGCCGGTGTTCTGGCAGAGAACAAGCTTTTTGCAACCCTTGACACAACCTCACGCTCGATCGAACTTCCTGACGGAAGAAGCGTTATGCTTATTGATACTGTAGGACTTATCAGAAGACTCCCTCACAGTCTTGTTGAAGCTTTCAAGAGTACGCTTGAAGA from Ruminococcus sp. HUN007 includes:
- the hflX gene encoding GTPase HflX, with the protein product MDQETKKTKVILAAVDTGEYDIESSLAELEELAKTADGEVVGVITQKKPAFDPGFCMGAGRLEELADICKELETELIVFDHELSATQIRNIEDITDVRVIDRTMLILDIFAARARTSEGKLQVELALQKYRLPRLTGMGVEMSRLGGGIGTRGPGETKLETDRRHIKRRITALEEELRNLGERRKRMRARRKKDSVLTAAIVGYTNVGKSTLLNALTEAGVLAENKLFATLDTTSRSIELPDGRSVMLIDTVGLIRRLPHSLVEAFKSTLEEAAEADLIIEIIDSSSPEAAEQIKVTHDLLAELGCEETPHIYVLNKCDKGEPLIKLPSDVPQVRISAINRTGFDELLSLVVANLPETLRKMKLLIPYSQTGLTGKIRENGRVINEEYAENGVITEALVDIRLQKLCEQYLTE